The sequence below is a genomic window from Lysobacter stagni.
GCAGGCCACGGTGGAGCAATGGGACATCGCCGGCTCGGTCAGCTGGCTGGACACCGAGAACCGCAGCGGCGTGTTCGAAGGCAACGAGCTGGCGCGTCGTGCACGCAACAGCGGGCGCATCGACATCGACCGCGCCTTCGGTGATTTCCGCGTCGGCGTCACCGCCAGCGGCGAGGGCCCGCGTTTCGACGACGTCGCCAACACGCGACGCCTCGCCGGGTACGGCACGCTGGACCTGCGCGCGGAGTACGCGCTCACCCCGGCACTGACGCTGCAGGGCCGCGTCTCCAACGTATTCGATCGCGAGTACGAGACCGTGTCGTTCTACAACCAGCCCGGCCGCGAGTGGTGGCTGACGCTGCGCTACGCGCCCGCCGACTGAAGCGGCGAGCGAGCACCACGCATGAAGAAGCCCGGCGCCAGCCGGGCTTCTTCGTTTCGCACGCAGGCGCGGCGCATCGCGCTGGAGCCGCGCCCTCAAAGACTCAACGGCGACCTAGGCGCGATCGCTCCAGCCACCACAACACGCCACTGAGCAGCAACCAGGCCAGCCACCACGGCCATCGCGCGGTGGGATGGCGCGGCGCGGCCACGTCGGACACGGTCGTCGGCGCGGACGCCATCAGGCGCATCGTCGTCGTGCGGATGTCCTCGCTCGCCAGGCCGGTGGCCTCGCTGGCGCCGCGAACGAAGAACGCCTGCGTGCGCTCACCGGAACGCAGCAGATGCCAACCCTGCGATTGCGGCCAGAACGCCGCACAGGCACGCGTGCCCGTTGCCGGATCGCGCAGCACCGGTGCGATCGAGCCATCGGGCGCGATCACGCTGGCCGTGGCGTCGACGCCGCACAACGCGATGCGCTGTCCCTCGCGCGCGTCGCCTGGAATGAGGAAGCGCTGTCCGGACTGCGCCCGCGCAAGCGTGGAGACCAGCGAGGACCAGAGTTCGCCGTGCAGGTCGCTGCGTCCGGCCAGCACCCAGCGATAGCTGTCGGTCACCGGCCAGACGCCGACGCGCCCACGCCCCACGGCACGCCATGAACCCAGCGCGGTGCCGTCCTGTTCGGTCGTCAGCGGCACGGCGTCGCCAGCCTGCAGACGCAGCGTCCGGCGCGTCAGCTCAGGTACGTCCTCGACCTGCGCATCGTGCGCGCGCGGCGCATCGCGCGAACCCGGACCGATGCGCGCGCGTGTCGCGTCGTCGTCGCTGATCGCCACGCGTGGACGCGCGGCCGTGGTATCGCCGCCACCGCTGCTGTCGAACCCCAGCGCCCGCAAACGGCGGCGCTCGGCATCCGACGGCGTCGCCGTCATGCGGACCAGCAGTCCCATGCCGTTACGCACCGCCTCGTCCAGCGCGGCACGCGATGTTTCGCCCAGCGCCGACCAGGCGCGCTCATCAACGATGGCCACGTCGAAGCGGGCAAGATTTCCCGCGTTCACCACCAGCGGCGCATCGCCAAGTTGCACGCCGCCGCCAGCCGTGAGTTGTGCATGCGACGGCAATCCGGCATCGCGCAGCCAGCGACGCAGGTACTTCACTTCCGGTCCGGGCGCACCGGCGAGCAGCAGGACGCGCGGCGGTGCGACCGCTTCGACCTGCAACGGCAAGGCGACCGAATCGATGGTTCGCTGGCGTGCATCGACCACGCGCACGTTGAACGCGGCCGCGCCGGGCGTGCGCACGGTGGCCGACAACGAGAAGCGGCCATCGGCCGGCAAGGCAACGCGGTCGACGCGGCGGCGCGCAGGATCGAGCAGTTCGGCGAATCCATCGGAGACGCCCTCGGCGCGACCACTCACGCGGAACGCGGTGCCCGCGGCAGCGCGATCGGGCCCGTCGAGTTCGACCAGTCCACGCGGCAGCGGCGCCGCATCGAAGGTGAGCGCGATGCCGCTCACCGCGTCGCGATCGCGCGGCACCAGCCCCTGCCCCACCACGCGCACGCGCTGCGTGCCGGGGTGCTGGCGCAACGCGGTGGCCAGGTCGGGCACGCGCGCGACACCCGACAGCGCGGGCGCCTCAGGCAAAGCGAGCTGTGCGTCGCCGGGCACGGCCTCCATGCGCGCCGCCGTGGCACCGGCGGTCGCCACGACCAGCGTGCCCGCCTCGCCGGGCACCGTCGGCGGCCACAAGGCGAAGTACAGCAACGCCGCGCAGACCGGTTGTGCGATCAGCAACAGCGCGACTCGCCACGCGCGCGAACGCGCAGCATGCTCCGCGCCACGCTGTCGCAACAACAGGCGCGTGCAGGCAATCGCCACCACGAGTATCAGGACCGCGATGGTCGCATTCTGCGGTGTGAGCATGGAGGTCATCGCGCCGACTCCCCGCGCAGCGCATCCAGGTAGCGACGACCACTCGCATCGCCATCGTCGCGCCGCGGCACGGACGTCGCCGGTCGCGGAAGCAGCGGCCACAGCTGGGCGCGCAGGTCGTCACGGCAACGCGCGCATTGCGGGTCGGCGCGCAGTGCTTCAACCGCGGCGATGAATGACAGGGGATCGGCGATGCGGGACTCGTTGGCGCGCAGCCAGCGTTCCAGAGCAGGGAAATCGACCGGGGGTTGCGCGGTCGTCGACGGCGAATCGTCCAGCGCGCGCCACAGCGCGGACAGCGTGGGGTCCGGCGCGGTCGCCGACGCCATCACCTCGGCGCGGTTGTCGATGCCGGCACGGTCGCCGCCCATGCGCCGGCTCTCGTCGATCGGCGGCAGTTCCGGCCCCACGCGCGCCAGATAGATGCGGCTGGCCTGCTGCACTTCCTTGATCCGTGCCAACGCGCGATAGGCGTGCGGCAGCGCCTGCTTCGGATCGCCCTGGCGCAGGTGCAGTTCCGATTGCCACATCGCGTCCAGCGCGGCCTTCAGGATCGTGCGCGTCTCCGGATCGAGCAGTGTCGCTGCCTCGGCATGGTCGTGCGTGTGTCCGTATTCCTCGAGCACCGAGCCTTCCTGACCGAACGTGGCCGAGGGCGCTTCGCTCGCGACGTGATCATGGTCGTCGTGACCGGATTCCTGCGCCGTGCCGTCCTGTTCGTGGTCGCCCGTTGCCGCATTCGCATCGCTCGTCGGCGGCGGTTTCGGTGCACCCTCGGCTTCCTCGCCCAGGAACTGTCCATAGCGCAGACGCAGGATGCGCTGGTCCACGCCGATCGCGTCGCTGCGCTGGAGGAAGCGTTCGGCGGGAAGCGTTCGCTTCTCCTTCAGCAGCGCTTCGGCGTCGATGATGATCTGGCGCTGACTCCGGAAGTACGCCGGCAGTACTTTCTTGACCATGCCTTCCAGGCCGCTGGTTTCCGTGCCCAGGTCCGACGGCCAGCGCAGGATGAGACTCGCGCTGCGGACGTTCTGCGGCGACGGCGCACGGTTGTCGTTGACGTCCAGCTGCACGATCAGGTCATCGCCGGCCGCCAGCCCCAGCGCGGCCAGATCGAGTCGATGCGTGTAGCGCCGGGTGGTGGCGTTGCCGGATCCGGCGAGCGTCGCGCTGTGCTCGCGGAAGGTGATGTTCTCTCCGCTGCCCTGGGCCAGCGTGATGCGCAGGCGCGCGGACGGCGCGATGCCGTAATCGTCGCTGGCCTCGAACGCGACATTCCAGCTGCGCTGGCCGGGCGTGATCAGGCTGAGGCTTCGATCGGGTTCAAGCACCCGCACCTGTGGCGGACGGTCGGCGATGGCATCCAGGCGATGCGCCTTCGATTCGCGCAGCGGCAGCGAATCGCGCAGCTCCAGTCGATACAGCGCCGACTTCACCAGCACGTGTTCCCCGCGCCAGACATCACCGTCCCGGTGCAGCGCCACGCGACGGCCGTCGTGGAACACCAGCTCCGCGGCGGTCGGCTGCGGCGCGAAACGGTAGGCCCACTGCAGGCGCGTGCCCTGCGGCGCCTTCGCATCCAGCGTGGGTTCGTCGCGCGCGGCCTGGCGCGTGTATGCGGGCGGCGTGACGTGCAGTTGTTGATCGAGCACGCGCGTGTGCGTGGGCCGTGCCACTTCACCGGTGACCTGGGCGACCACGTCTTCGAACGCCGCACGCGGTCGCACCGGCCACAACACGATGGCCGCGATGGCCAGCGCACCGAGCACTGTGCCGATGACGTGCGGCCGCGTGGACCACGCCGGACGAAGATCGGGCGCGGGCGATTCCTCCAGGCGCTCAACCAGGCGGGCGCGCTGCAGGCGCTCCAGTCCGCTGAGTTTCGCGTCGGGAGCAAAGAGGAGGTCCGCGCTGTCGTCCAGATCGCGACGGCGGCGATCGAGTTCACGCACCAGCCACGCCGTATCGAGCGCACTCGATGCGCGAAGCGCCCATGCGCTGGCGACGACAGTGCACACCAGCAGGACCACGACGGCGGTCGGCACGCCGGAGATCCGCCACGCCAGTGCCGTGGCGACGACCACCCAAGGCAACGCGCGCAGCGCAGTATCGGCACCGAGACGGAAGCGCGCGCCCGCAAGGCGTCGGTTCAGTGCGGCAATCACG
It includes:
- a CDS encoding carboxypeptidase regulatory-like domain-containing protein gives rise to the protein MTSMLTPQNATIAVLILVVAIACTRLLLRQRGAEHAARSRAWRVALLLIAQPVCAALLYFALWPPTVPGEAGTLVVATAGATAARMEAVPGDAQLALPEAPALSGVARVPDLATALRQHPGTQRVRVVGQGLVPRDRDAVSGIALTFDAAPLPRGLVELDGPDRAAAGTAFRVSGRAEGVSDGFAELLDPARRRVDRVALPADGRFSLSATVRTPGAAAFNVRVVDARQRTIDSVALPLQVEAVAPPRVLLLAGAPGPEVKYLRRWLRDAGLPSHAQLTAGGGVQLGDAPLVVNAGNLARFDVAIVDERAWSALGETSRAALDEAVRNGMGLLVRMTATPSDAERRRLRALGFDSSGGGDTTAARPRVAISDDDATRARIGPGSRDAPRAHDAQVEDVPELTRRTLRLQAGDAVPLTTEQDGTALGSWRAVGRGRVGVWPVTDSYRWVLAGRSDLHGELWSSLVSTLARAQSGQRFLIPGDAREGQRIALCGVDATASVIAPDGSIAPVLRDPATGTRACAAFWPQSQGWHLLRSGERTQAFFVRGASEATGLASEDIRTTTMRLMASAPTTVSDVAAPRHPTARWPWWLAWLLLSGVLWWLERSRLGRR